The Setaria viridis chromosome 2, Setaria_viridis_v4.0, whole genome shotgun sequence DNA window aatcacctgcaattaaaaagagtaaaccaattagCACAGATAAACTAAATGTACTTAGAAAGAGatgcaaaataaagaaaacatacttagaaaataacatggtatgacaaataataaatcaaTTAGTACATAACATACATGTATTCGAAATAATCATcgtgatcgggattagctggatcataagtctcatcatcgcTATCACACGTGTCGATATAATCAtgcccgtgctccgaaggaggaatgtcatTATCACTGTTATTGCCTAAATGTAAtcgctgaagtaattctaagtccttcacattctaaACCTCATCTCCAGCATTCTCAtcagcaaccctttcattgCCTACTTgcattccgatcgcttcggttaagtctatctcaaaactcccttcgagcccatttTCTTGAAAGAACtctccgtcatatgtgttgggatctatgttgtaatcttcattgtttgggaCATGTACTTTACTGTATggtgataccttgtacacaacatcccaacccttaagacgttCGATGGTTTGACACGGGTATGAgagataataaacttgcgtggcctgttgagccacaatatagacatcgtctcctggtaagaTGGATGATTATCAAATTttgactagcccaagattaggggtcTGTCTCACTACTTCAGGATCAAACCAAAggcatttgaatatgataggattaagaggtttgcaaccatgaaacatgagttcgtatatttcttcaattcttcagtAATACTCGACCCCATCAAAGCCTGGCGTAAAAACTCCGGTGTTTGTAGTTCTTCGATTGTGCCAACTCTGCTtgtggcttgttgtgtgaaagcgatatccattcACGTCATAACTGGTAaatgacctgaccctataggcatagccatcggcaacctgtcttaACTCGGCACTCATTGATGCATCAGtttggccctgcaagttcaagtaGGGTAGTTTGTTATATTATTCGCACCCATGAGCAACTTGTAATGTCAAAGTAGGTACGAGCCAAATTGGACAGCACCTtgtgtttgaaccaagaaatgaaattgggcattccatttcccgtaCCCTCTCCAAGAAGGGTCGAAGTTTCCTGCGGGATAGGTTCCTTGATTCACGCGAGAATTGATGATGAAATTCCCTGTACCAAAAAGAAACATGGGAGTTGGACACAAAATAGTGACTACTTGAGAACAAGTATGTTGAGAACTTATAGGATGTACGGATCCACTTTGATTAGGTTCGTCAACACACATAGCATGATAGTGtgccactcttcatgtttcaaggtcttgtgggtcgcaccacttgcacttccgagttgcccttgGAAAATGCTAAGGTTTGATTCATCTTCGCTAGCATTGTAACGAGGgtgtggattatgcacgctaggaaggttgtcagcatagtattttgttgtgaagtttgacacctcctccagaatgtaggcctctgcaatggatgcttcaattttgcatttatttttacatttagttcgaagaaccttttgacatctctcaattgaatagcaccaatggccctgcacaggcccccccactcgtgcttcatacgggaggtgcaaaatcatatgctgcatcagaTTGAAGAAGCCgggtggaaagatcttctccaacttacagagcaagaCAGGGGCCATTCTTTCCATTTATGCAACCACGGTATGAGATAACTCCTTAGTACAAAGCtagcggaagaaattgctcaactccacTAGCACTTGCCAGACAtactcagggacatagcctcgaaccatcaccggaagtagacgctcaagccatatgtggtaatcatgactcttgagcccgttgattcacatagtagctaagttcactcccctcttcaggttcgctgcatacccatcagggaacattaatgtTTGGAACAATTCTAGTActtccctcctttgggccctcgtcaggacgaaatcggccttaggctttctccatgACTTGCCGCCTCTGGGAGGCaccatgtctagctttggtctaTCACATAACcacgcttgatccactctagccttaatgttatcctttgtcttatcaagaatgtccatgattgtaccaaaaattacCTCGGCAAcattcttttcagtgtgcattacatcaatgttatgtggaagaagaaggtcatcaaaataggggaggttccacaagcacgacttctgagtCCAGGCATGTTGCTcaccatatcccacaaaaccaccttcttgttgattgacctcaagagcgtctaactgagcacaaACCACAGCACATGTCATCATCTACGGTGCAGGTTCTTgaactacgacatctttcgtaaaATTCTTGATGTCTcatctgaatggatggtcaggagggaggaattgtcgatgtttgtcaaATGAAGAAAACTTTccacccttcgtcaaccaaatgaacttcaaagacgCCTTGCATACtaggcatgggaacttcccgtgaacacactaGCCATAGAATATCCCATacgccggcaagtcatgcagggagtactagtaccaaacatgcattttaaagtttgtctttgtagcttggtcgtatgtccataccccttcctcccaagcatggaccaaatcatcaattagaggctccatgtacatactcatattattccccgggtgttcaggaattatcaacgacaagaatatgttatgtcgttgaaagaggacgcCAGTGGGGATATTGCGGGGGATAACGAACATGAGCCAACAGGTGTACAGGGCAgacgccattccataaggattgaacccatctgttgccaatGCAACACGTACATCACgagcctctagagctttctcaCGATGAATCACATCAAAccttgtccaggcttcaccatcagatggatgtactAGCTTCTCAGGATTGTATTGACTTCCGTTTTTGtaccatgtcatctgtttcgtgGATTCCTCAGTCATGTAAAgtcgttggatcctcggtatgaacgGAAGGTACCATAGGATCTTCACGGGGATTGCGAGCTGGCTCTTgtgaccatcaccagagtctacctccaagAACCTAGAtgattcacacttcacacagtactttgcttccgcatgttctttcctaaataagatgcatcccttcggacaAGCATGTATCTACTcttatggcatcttaagtgcacgaaggagtttctgtgcctcatacatgctctttggcagaATGTGATCAtccgggagcaggctcccaaaaactgtcagGATAACATCGAAGGCTTCTCGACTCCAGCTAAACTGGGACTttacagccattaggcgtgcaatggcatctaattgagaaaccttggtatgcccgtgaaggggttgctgtacCGCAGCACCATGCAGTAATACGTCTTTGCGGttgcctctggctcctcctccctatgtccttcatcgaagtgtgcttcatgatagtcatttaacatgtctcctaCCCCGGTATCATCATCATaatcctcgatgcgttgtcttaTGCCCTCCTCTCTCACACGAtgggcttcaccatggtatatCCACCGGGTATAGTTTGCCGTAAATCCATTCTTGCAAAGATGTTTACCCATGACCTCCTTTGTTTGTCGATGCATGTTTGCGCAAATGCTGCAGGGACACTAAGTGAGACTCGCTCCTTTAACCTTGGCAAATGctagttccaagaaagcatcggtcttctcaatccattcatcggtcaacgaaCTCTGACTAGAGcagcccgtgtacatccactcgCGGTCATCCATCCTCTAACATATCAGCGAGtaaaataaaaatcaattgcatctacagtttcctatattgtctaataggtgaagataggtcctaatcccacccaaGGATGTGTAGATGaggttagtttccatgctctactcaTATCCGAGacagaatttcggcagcacctccccgctatTCTCCAAATACATGTCCTGGcagggagattgtgtatccggagaacaacagggagatgCTGCTGAAACTCTATCTTGGATTGGAGCAGACCATGGAAATTAATCccatctacacatcctcgggttgTACAagaaacgtggacaattcgaaatagatacagttatagatatgcaaggaTCTACATATtgccaaccgtatctctttcgaataGGAGATgcctaggttacgtgatatatgAACATGATACGGCAAGAGGGGTCTTTTGTTGCTCACCTTACAAGATATGCAAAGTGATGAGTCGAGGACGGTGCAATAGCCTCTCCTACAAACCAAGGAACATTATAGTGTCAAATCTaaatttcagcagcacctcccctgcacggtgAGGTTTTCAAAACCTGCAACAAATAAAacagcacgatggccgacaaccacatacaCACCAAACAAacagcacgatggccgacaaccacatacaCATCTTATACCTTGCAAAACCATGGCAAGTCAAAGATTTGGCGTAGCAGGAGGGCAAGGCAAATGACGGCGACAGGGCGAGGCAGCGAGCGGCGGAGCCTATTTTAACACATCAATTAGCAATAGGACCAGACCAATTACTAATTACTTATGGAAATGGAAAGTGGGGAActatttttataaataaatgAATGGTGCTAACACGATCAAGTGGTACACATGCAGCATATACGAACATAAGAAATTAGTTAATCAGTACAAGCATAAATGATGTATGAAGTGAACAAAATGATTTGTTTGAAGTGCATGTTGCAGTTACTAGTTATAAGAAATTTGTTTGAACATTTACCAGCAGGAGAGCAGGGGCGGCGCAGGGGGCAGGGCGCCGGccgtcgggggggggggggaggggacaGGGGCGGCGCAGGGCGTTGGCCGCCGGGGGACAGGGGAGGCGCATGGCACCGGCCGCCGGGGGGCAAgggcggcgcagggagagccggcggcgggggtccCGAGGGGGTGTAGGCGGGAGTGGGGGCAAGGCGagctggcggcgggggtggggtgTCGAGGAGTCGGCGAGGGAGCTCGCGGGGCTGGCAGCGGCCGCGGGCAAGCGCCGGCGGCAGGGTCCCGAGGGGGCACAGGCGGGAGTGGGGGCAAAACAAGCTGGCAGTGGGGGTGGTGCGTCAGGGGGCCGGTGAGGGCGCTCGCGGGTCTGGCGGCGGCAACGATGGCaagggaggccggaggcgggggcAAGGGAGGCCGGAGGCGTGGGTGGCGTCAGCGGTAGGGGGTGGGCACGGACGGCAGCGGGGGGGGTGGCGTgggtcggcggcggggcaaggGGCGCTGGCAGGGTGGTGCGACTATGTGTGTGAGTGCGTGAGTGGAGTGTGTGTGAGTGCGTGAGTGCGTGGCCAGCGGGGTGGTTGTGCCAAAACTTTGTcgagtgctagatcaagggcactcggcaaaccccttttgttttttctttgcaattttttgaaacgaTAAAGAGGGACTTTGCCGAGCGTCGTATAGGTGAAACggtaaaattctataattgcagttaataaattaaaattatcaaatggatccgaaaaattaccaaaatttgacatgaaccaatctatgttgtacATTGcttatacaaaaagttttgaagtcaaaccccaattcgaccgtcactttgactccaaatcttaccggatccttctcaacgctatGATTCTTCTTCGGAGATACTTCCATTTGTAAGTATCGTACATGGCAAAATGTGcgaaatcttctcaattttttacaacagcctccacgtatgatatcatcaggtcttgacaaatctcatgattttaaGACATTGTTTGCTTTTTATAGAATTTAAAGACCATTCGGCCACATATTCGTGGTCATGTTTCCTCAACTAGATGTTAGAAATTTCCTTTCATTTCCCAAAGTAAGGCCTCACACTGGACTCAagaacatgaatatcatttttttactcattttattccattatttcaatcacttgcatttcaaatttgacttataccaaaaattcctcTAAATGCAAtatattaattaaatatagcaaacagatcgaaaaatataccaaaattttaaaatatagTAACACATATTGTATGaggagagtagaaaaagtttggATGGTAGGAGGTGAAAAAAAACTTACTATTTTACCGAGTGCCTTGTAGGAACACTCAGTAAACAtatgactttgccgagtgtttctacAAGACACTCGGTAAACAAGTGTCTTTATCAAGTGTCACTAACGGACACTCAACAAAGTGCTAACGGTCGACACGCCGTCTGATGGCCGTCGCACGTGGCGGTCACGTGGTggtgttttgccgagtgtcacgttggtgtttgccaagtgttttatttccgacactcggcaaatatgctttttgccgagtgtaatttatatgccgagtgtttttagctcagCACTCGGTAAAGGTGTTTGCCTAGTGCCCGaaggaatgcactcggcaaatataaaaacactcggcaaattcaaGTTTTCCGGTAGTGATAGCTTGCACCTTGGTAAGCATGAGGATGGCTCAGAAAAGATTCCTTCACTAGATGTTCACCAAGGAATGCTAACAATCTCAACCATTTTCAAACATCAGCCTTTAGTTAAGTTTAATAGACCCCAAACAAAACATATACATCCTATGTTTATTTATGTAGATCAATGAACACACATGCATGCGCTGTGGTTTGAGCTAGTGCCAGCCTTTGGGCTATAAAATCCTCTACCAAATAAGTAGCAAATTTATTGGATCAAAGCTGTGCATATATTATTAAATCCAACACGACAAGATTTATGGAGCATGCGTCATGAAATTATCAACGGTAAGTTTGACCGACCTTGCGTTGAACAAAAGTTCAGCGGAGATGTATATTACGCAGTGAATTATAGACATGTAAGAGTCAGAGTACCTAGACAGATGACGTTCATGAAACGCTTCTGCTAATTAAATAAGTAGATTTGAGATACATCTCTCTGGATTCACTGGTATTTATTGTGCACCTCGACACCGCTCCTATATAAGGAGCCTCCTTCGCACTGTATCGGACACACCTTTCAGTCTGGTCTCTGGTATCTGCAATGGACAACCTCAATAGCCATTCTGAACATGCCGATCAACCTCAGGGGCAACAAGCAAATGGCCTTCCTTTGGATGGCATAAATCCGGTGCCGTTTGGCTTCTCCCTTGAGCAGCACAGGCTGCAGTTGGATCAGGTCCTCCAACTCTACGTAAGTGACCTTTTGTGACCGGTTTGGTTCTAAGTTTTTGACGGATGTTGTCTAACTTCTGCTTTGATTTCTTTCTTCGGAAAAACAGAACGAGCAGGTTCGGGTGTCTCTGCAGCAGGAAATGTCTATACAGAACTTAACTCTACTGAACCTTCGGACAACTGATGCGCTGATTCAGAAGGTTGAAGAGGTAGCCAGCTTGAAAGAAGAGGTAGCCAGCTTGAAAGAAGAGGTAGCCAGCTTGCATGTAGAGTTGCAGAGGAAGCAAGGAGATATAGAAGCTGCACAGCAGTTTGCTGTGATGGTTCTTGAAACGAATGAGTCACTTATCCACAGGCCTCCCCGGATGCAGCAGGAAATGAACTTACATATCTCATCTAACCAGTCAGATGCTCCAGGCTCTGGAAATGAAGCATCGAGCGTGGTGAGAACCGCAGCAGAGACAACCAAGATCGATCTCATCTGCAAGGTTTGCAACTTTGGTCTTGCTTGTATGCTGTTACTGCCGTGCCAGCACCTCTGCGCATGCAATCCATGCGGAGTCCGTCTCGCGGCATGCCCTATCTGCGGTGCTGTGAAGGGTGGTGCGGTCGAGGCCCGATTTGTCGAGAAGTAAAGAAGCGAAAGCAGCGATCGGAACCTGTTGTTTCTGATGCGCCTAATAAGAGCATGTGTGTTTTCTTTCTCCGTGTAAGGTGTTGTAGCCTTGTTCTGTAATCCTTTCTTGTAATCCGTTCTGCTGTTGTCGTCGTATTAATGTCATGTTTCTGTGTTCCCAATATGTTTCGGCGTTTGCCATGTTGTGGCGCCATCAGTTCTATTTCTGAAGTTCCTGTTGTTCGTCAGATGAAATTAGCCTCACAGAAATCATGGAGCACCGGATCTGCCGAACACCTGGTCGGTCTGGCCTGCGGTCAGCTCTGCTCTTTCCCCGTTTCTTTCCGAAACGCCTGCGCATAAGAAGTTGACAGATTTGATGATTTCAAAATGGCTATGCTGACCTCACTATGGCTATGATGACCTCGCTATGGCTATGCTGATCTCCAAAGCGGACTTTGTGAGATtggctcccaagtcccaaccgagaaCCGACGTCTTTCTGGAATGCACATCGTCATGTTTTGCTTGCAGACCAAAATTAGTTACAAACCAAAACCATTAACGTATTTTGGTTCGTGTCCAGAGGTTGCCACGCTAAACAACGTGACGTGGCAAGGTTGGGAAAAGGGCCGAACAGCCCTAGAGCCCTAGGATGCCTGCAGGCTGGACTGCGGAGAGGATGATACCAGCAGGTTTCGGTCAGCGCACAAAGCACCACGGCCGGGATGGCGCTTCGTTGCATGGCATATTCTTTGGACAGCTGCACCTTGGCATAGAACTGCCTCATTTGGCAAGCCTAGAGCTCAACACTTGGCTGAGCAGCTTTTTGATCCTAGAatggacatgcatgcatgccgctGCCACCATGGGGATATAGTAGGTGCAGGCACAGCGTGCAGACACAATAAGCATGGTCTTGTATATAGACCGGCAGTTATGCGGCACTAAGCCCTGTTGATCCTATATTGGTCGGCTATGCTGGCCGGACATGGCGACGACACGATTGAGATACACAGCCTGTGATCTGCCTTGCCGTGGAGAACGTCCCATGGCCCACCAACTGTGACTGTGAGAGTTGGAAAGACAGCTGTAAAGGGCTTAGAGCTGAGGCTGGCGTGTCAGGTCTACGAAGTTAGTCACTGACATATGGGCGGGTCCTGGGTTGAGTTTTCCTTTTTCCGTTTTGAGAGGAATCAGGCTAGTGGTGGGCGAAGACAAAACTGGAATATGAGTTCTCCGTCCATGGTATGCATTTGGTTTTTATCGAACTACGATTGTACCcgtacgttgctacgggcaaaaaaaaactatattgcCATATCCCATATTGTCATGCATATAAACTACAACTCACTCCTACTACTAGCTGAAAAACCCCCTTTACTACTGGTTTTGTCACTGGTACTGCTTGGGCAGTCACTACAGGAAACCTTCCGACCTATGCCAaacaaaaagtgtcataaacattTTTTTCATCATAAATTATGATTTATGATGCGGGAGTGACGAAAACCTTTCGTCATTAGTGAAGCGTCGTAAACCACGACTAGTGACATTCCTTATTTCGGTGCGAATGAAAATTCCTCCCACAAGTCATCATAAACTGGCTCCTGTGTAGCATGCCACATCGGACCATAGTCGGATGTGGCATGACGATTGTCACAAACTATTTCGTTATAGATTGAATTAGGCCTAGTTTTTGTTGGATCAAGCCAAATAATTGATGTCGTCAAAGATTGATTTAGACCCAATTCTTTTTGTGCTGAGCCCAATAATTACTGTCGTCATAGAttatttaggcccaattcttcttggaccgagcccaataattgctgatGTCATAAAGgtccaattcttgttggatcaagGCAACATATGCTGACATCATAATTTTGTTTAGGCCTAATTCTTAATAGATTTAGTCGAACATTTGCTGGCGTCATACCTCTGTTTAGGCTCACAAAATAATGGGCTAAGGGGATGAGCCTACGAAATTTTGGGCCCAGTTATTTTCGGGTGCAACCCAGGTAGCggttaattaaaatataatctaatttaatattgCATACAAATTAATTCGGTCATTGACAGCACAATTAATCTTTacataccacacatacaaataaatatttctcatcacacttcatacattattattcatgaccaaagaacaagcacaagcatattatccataagagatcacaaatcactacacatgatatctctctgaccaagaacaaagctgacctagaaacacattgagcacaaaccaaaatactCACAAACCAGCACAAGCAGCTGGAAGGACATGAGCAGATGCCTAAGAAACACAATAACCTTACCCTCTGAAGTTTAGCAGTTGATGAAGGAGATACTTAGTTTCTCTTATTACTTTCTTCAAACCCTCAATATCCTTAGGCTGCATTTTCATTGCTAAATCTgaagcttgtgccttcatcttTAAGTTGCTCAACATTTGCTCCTATTCAACAACTTGTTGACTTAGTTCTGCAACTTCTTGTAGCCCTACCAAAAAAACTTAAGATCTTCAGCATGTAGCTGAGGCTGGCTGCACGACCACATAATCAAGGAGGGACCTGACAGCAAATTATGAGGATCAGAATTTGGTACTGCAAGCCCAAGGATTGTTTCAATATTtcagcctacaaatgaaagaagcagaagtcaaacttcaatcttaaacaaagcaaCTGAATAAAGTAAATACAGGAGTAGTATAATCACTTATTTAGTTACATATCAtgacatgtgattgaattttaGCAACGTAGTAACGTGTTACTAGGCCCTACACAATAATTATTTGATTAGTTGTCTTAGATATAAGGAAGGATTAGAATGTACCATGATCATAGAAATATAGATTTTGCCCTTGCAGATAGATCTAGAGCAGCCAAGGTAAGAGAAGGATCTaaaatctaacacaatacaccGTGAAATTTACTGTTTGCTAAAAAAATACTCCAGCAGCATGGGGACTGTGGCCACACATAGGCGTAACTAGGCTCCGCTCCAGACAGAAATAAACTTGAGAAGAGTGCTCTTCGGTGAAATAGATGTAGATTCAGAAAATTGGAGAGGACtacagagaaaagaaatgagattctcacttgtGGAGCTTGAAGATGCAGTGGCGCATGGTTGGACGGGGCAGCTGGTGTTTGCGCGACATCCTCGCTACTGCTCAGCTGCGCCAGCATGGGCACAGCCGCTACAAGGACCCTAAGATGTTCCTCCAAGAGTGCCGCTGACCATGGCGCACCTTGATGCCCACTGCCCGTGGAGCTTGCCACCGCCGCTGAGGTACCCCGTGGCCGCCGAGGTTAGCCACCACTACAGATCTAGTTGGACTTTATAGCCAGCAGAAAGGAGAGTGCtgattttggaaatacaagacaggagtttggaggggccctgcggtagccatgtttttattatttgggaGGAGGCGAGGGAACACAAAATTTGGAGATCCCGCTTTCAAGTTCTTGGGcacaaaatgaaaatttggCAAGCTGCACTTGTTGCGGAGTCACTAACAAGATTGTGTGCTCTTATCGGACCCATTTGTCAGTGAAGCTGGGTGTGtttcatcttgcatacaacATTGGTGGGAGATGAATATCTAGAAGAGTTCCACGCTTCAGTGAACTTAGGTGTGTTTCCAGTCATTAACCACAAAGGGGAACAattgctttctccaactataatgcCTACGCGTCTGTTTTTTTATCTTGACCAAAGCGCACTCGTGTACCCGCCGAATATTTCTCATGCCTACCCATGAATGAAAGCCTACATATTCCGCCCTATACTTATAGCAGGATTCCTAATCACTCATGGTGCTTCAATAAATAAGCGTGCCCTAAGACTTTTTCTCATTGGCTCTTCATCTTACACAGTTACACTCATTGTTACTGGTTGTGCTAGGCGACCTACTTGGTTCTGTGACTTATGAGAGGTGAGCTCATAGCTTCCGCATCTTGTTTATAGGTTATCATCATTGCTTGTGGTCATTGCTTATCATTTTTAGTTCTGTTGGTAAGTGTCTGTAGGAGGATGGCTGGTCAAGCGAACAGAGCAGGCAACTTCGTTGCTGTGCCACCTCCGCAGCAGCCAGGCTTTGTTGATCCATATGGAAGAAGCGGACGAGGATGAAATGAAGGAGATGAAGAAATCTATGTTTGCTTGGCTGCAGGTTCAGGATCACACTAGTGTGCGTCGCAATGGTCGCTTTGTGTGCCCTTTCTGCCATCTTGCTCACCGGGTTTGGGGTTTTCGTGACATCCTGTAGCATGCGCCTACGTTGGTCGCTCGGGTCATGTTACCATGGACTCGAGGGCTAGGCATCATGCATTGGAGGACTATCTCCGCAGCGATGCTCATTTTGTTGCATTCCATGTTGCCGCAGGTATGCTGAAATAAGCTTATGCCATATCCATCTTCATGACCATGTCCATTGTCTTCTCGTTGCCATGTCTGTGTCCGATGCATTGCATCTGCGTGTTGTGACACTTTCATGTAACAAAGATGACTTAATTTGTATCGTCTGGATTAGTGGTTTTAGCCTGTCGGTGCCTGGTGATAGTGCACCAGTTTAGTATTTAAAATATGTAATGTTTCGTTATTGTGTGTGTACCTGTGCCACTGTACGAGTGTGGCTCTGTggggatgtatcatgtatgtgtacTTAAGAATGTGATCTAATAAGAATGGTTTCTCTGGCAGAATATTTCTATCATCTTGATCGACCATCTCAAACTCTAGATCCTCCATTTCAATCTCAGAAGTTGGGGTAGGTGCCttctcctttgaagtcatctctGCTTTTGTAGCTGGTTTAGGCTTCCTAGCTCCCGCCGAACATTCTGGATCTTCTGTTTCttttatctccatcttctccagtcTCCCCATTGATGAGTCGATCTTCCCTTTGATTAATTGAACACGCTCCACCTGCAACACTCCTTGCATATTTCCAGTAGGTTGAGCTGGGAATAGGCGCCTAGATAATACCCATGCATCGTTGtctgcaaccttcttgaataacttgaaagCTTGAGTTGGGGTGAGGTCTATAATTGATCCTCTAGCCGATACGTTGATAATTGCCTTGATGCTGGTGTCAGCCCTTGATAGAACTTCTGGACTAGATCCTCCTTCGGGGACTTATAGTGTGGAACTGCACGGACGTAATCATTGAAGCGCTCATGAGCTTCAGCAATCATCTCGAAAGTATATTGAGCAAAAGTAGCTATCGTGCTTCTGAGATTCTGAGTCTTGGTTGGCGAATAATGTTCAGTTaagaaagccttcatcaactcatcccaattctgaatTGTTGCCACCGGTAGAGAGTAAAAcgctcttccaagtagagagtaAGG harbors:
- the LOC117842118 gene encoding uncharacterized protein encodes the protein MDNLNSHSEHADQPQGQQANGLPLDGINPVPFGFSLEQHRLQLDQVLQLYNEQVRVSLQQEMSIQNLTLLNLRTTDALIQKVEEVASLKEEVASLKEEVASLHVELQRKQGDIEAAQQFAVMVLETNESLIHRPPRMQQEMNLHISSNQSDAPGSGNEASSVVRTAAETTKIDLICKVCNFGLACMLLLPCQHLCACNPCGVRLAACPICGAVKGGAVEARFVEK